DNA from Thermococcus sp. LS1:
CCCCCTTACTTGAGCACAACCCGGGGAATGGAGGAAGGACTTCCAAAGATTCTGGATTTGCTAGAGGAAAAAGGAGTTAGAGGAACCTTCTTCTTTACCGCACAAATGGCAAAGGAATACCCCCATCTCGTGAAGCGCGTGATTGATGAGGGTCATGAGCTAGGATGTCACACATATAATCATGAGCGCTTGGATAAGCTCTCAAAAGAGAAAGCAAATAAGGTCATAAGAAAGTCCCTCATAGTGTTGAGGAATTTTGGGGAGGTGGTTTCGTTCAGAGCTCCAAATTTGCAGCTTCCTCCCGAACTCTATGCAGTATTGAGGGAAAATGGAATCCTCGTGGACTCCTCAAAGGCCATTTATAAGAGATATCAAGGTATTTCGTATGTGGAAGGTGTGTTAGAAATACCGGCTTCTATAACTTCGTCTGCATTACGGCTTCCTTGGAGAATTCAGAAGATAATCCACGCCCATTTAAGAGAGCCAAAGATTTATTTCGCCCACCCTTGGGAGTTCGTCCCAATGAAAAAAGTGCGCTTTGACTGCCGCTTTAACACAGGGGAGAAAGCTCTTGAATTACTTGAAAGGCTTATAGAACACTACAAAAAGGAAAATACAGAATTTTTCTTAATGAGAGACTATCTAAGCCTTCATCACCTTACATTTGATAACGACAAATGAAGTTCATATCACCTTTGGTAGATTAACCCACATTAGGTACAGGGCCACCAAAATCACTACCGCCGCAAAAACCTGTTTCAGCTCCTTGCAGGAAAGCGACTTTGCTATCCGCACGCCAATGGCGTCTCCAATGAGTCCGCCTAGCACAAAGAGTACCACCACCGCAAGGTCTATGGATCTGCCCTGGAGCTCATAGCTCACAAAGCCCGCAAGCCCATTGAGGACAATTACAAAGAGAGACGTCCCAACAGCCCTGTGCATTTTAAGGCCTGCACCCATCGTCAGGGCAGGGACAAGCAGGAAGCCGCCTCCGACCCCAAAGAATCCAGAGGCAACACCAACAAGAAAGCCAAGGCCAGCGACATTAATACGGCTAATTTCTTTCCCACCCTTGACTTGTTGAACCCTTTTACTGTTGTTCCTCACCATTTTAACAGCTATAATGATCATCAGAACCGCGAACAGCGTCATTAAAAGGGGCCCTTCTACAGCTTTGTTCATGTAGCTACCGATATAAATCCCGGGAATGCTTGTGAGGGCCATCAGCGTTCCGGTTTTGAAGTCCACGTTTCCCTTCCGCCAGTGCATTGAGAACCCTATGATCGCAGTTATTCCCACGGCAACCAAGGAGGTGCCGACGGCGGTGTGGGGATCGAGGCCTACGAAGTACACCAGCAGGGGGACTGCAAGGACTGATCCACCGCTTCCCGTAAGGCCGAGGGACAGTCCAGAGAGGAACCCGGAGATTATAGAATCCACTAGATTCATATTA
Protein-coding regions in this window:
- a CDS encoding sulfite exporter TauE/SafE family protein translates to MNLVDSIISGFLSGLSLGLTGSGGSVLAVPLLVYFVGLDPHTAVGTSLVAVGITAIIGFSMHWRKGNVDFKTGTLMALTSIPGIYIGSYMNKAVEGPLLMTLFAVLMIIIAVKMVRNNSKRVQQVKGGKEISRINVAGLGFLVGVASGFFGVGGGFLLVPALTMGAGLKMHRAVGTSLFVIVLNGLAGFVSYELQGRSIDLAVVVLFVLGGLIGDAIGVRIAKSLSCKELKQVFAAVVILVALYLMWVNLPKVI
- a CDS encoding polysaccharide deacetylase family protein — translated: MLVSLTFDVEQDCPPYLSTTRGMEEGLPKILDLLEEKGVRGTFFFTAQMAKEYPHLVKRVIDEGHELGCHTYNHERLDKLSKEKANKVIRKSLIVLRNFGEVVSFRAPNLQLPPELYAVLRENGILVDSSKAIYKRYQGISYVEGVLEIPASITSSALRLPWRIQKIIHAHLREPKIYFAHPWEFVPMKKVRFDCRFNTGEKALELLERLIEHYKKENTEFFLMRDYLSLHHLTFDNDK